AAATGTACCCCTAGAAGAGTGTAAATACTACTATGTAGACATTGTCTTGGACCGATAAGCTGGTTCTGAGCATCAAAGGGTGATGCATCCTTAAGGCCACAATATTTTCTTCCTGGATGTCGACCGGAGTGTCAATTTCTCGCTGATTTAATTTTACAACTAAATTATAGATTTTTATCCAAATTTACTTAGGAGCTAAACAAATGAGTAGTCCAAAATTTCAACTGATGGTGAGATGCCTGGTGAACCCCTTGTTGTGTCTCGTTACATGCTCGTAAAAATTCATCTTTTAACGGTCAAGTAGGGAGGACTCCATACATTTGTACAACAAAATGAATTCCattgagaaaaaaaataatattgctGCGCCTATCAACCTAAGTTTGGTATGATTATCCGAACGTTTTTTTTAAGtgcataagtattttttttttgttgaagaaattaGGCAGTAAACTTAGTAAGACATTGGGCCTCACCAGGTATCAAAAACTCTTGAATAATGGGACGTCCCCACTATAAGTACCACGATAACAACCACCCTTTTCTTTTACTCTTAACAACCAAATTCCAACACGGCcatcatttttatttgatttggatGAGAAGAATTCAAATTTtatttctaaaaaggtatgttgcATACTATACAAATGTTGAAAGAATGTATATCAATGTCATCATGTATTGCTTAAGGCAGGCTTAcctgattttagattttgataATGAGTTGCTTACATTCATAACTGTTGTACTCAAATATTATGTTAATGTGCATCACTTGTTTGTAAAAATGCTTAACAATAAAAATCATCTTTAGTTCTAAAAACATGGATGCAAAGATTTTTTATGGAAATTTTTACATTGAATGAATTTGAAAGCACATAAATGTCTAATAATTATCAAATATCTCCTCATACACAACATTTTGTGTATATCCTTCAGGCTCATTGTCGttctttttgattaatatttttaatCCTTTTCTCGAAGTTGTCCTTGAAACAGCTACATACAACTGACCATGAGTAAATACAGGCTTGTCTAGGTAGACACCAACATTTGGAAGGCTTTGTCCTTGACTTTTATTTATCGTCATGGCATAGCATACTCTTACTGGGAATTGTCTTCGATGCAAGATAAATGGAGGACTTGTTTCGGGTGTAGTCATTACTATTCGCGGAATAAAAACAATATTTCCAACACCTGGACCTGTGAGTATCTCCGATTCAATTACTTTTTTCCCCAATTATTTGACAATCAATCTAGTACCATTGCATAGTCCATCTGGTTGGCTTATACTTCGGAGTAGCATGATTGGCACTCCAACTTTCAAGGTTAGCTTGTGGCTAGACATTCCAGAACATTCATGCTTGTTAAGAAACTCTTTGTCGTAGAAAATAACGCTCGAATGATATTCCGTCGATTATGGTCCAATGTAATCAGCACTCAAATATGTATGTTCTTCACCTGGTATACATGCTAAGATGTGTGAATTTATGTTGTGCACACATTCATTTGTTGGCGCTAATATACTCCGATCAGCAAGATAATTCTTATCACGCATGTGTATTAGCAAGTCGGGATACATTGTTCGTACTATTGTGTCAAGGTGATTTTCTTGACACCGTATTAGTAAATCTGAAGGTATTTCCACCCAATCTGTATCTTTCGATCCATCCAAACTGATTGTTGGTAACTTACCATTACCCACATCAAGAATCCATTTTGAAAATTCTTCAACTTCTTCTCTTTTTTCAACAGACGTATCTCCGGTCAGCAGACGCATTATCTGTTAATTCAAAGACTTTAAAATGTTTCCATAGTTTTGACCTGCTTATAGAAGCATTAACTATTTCCTCTCTCGACCCTTCCTCAATTACCGGTAAAATTTGCCTGAAATCACCACCAAGAACCAATGTTTTTCTACCAAACAATTCCTTTCCTCCATTTTTTTCCATCATTATATCAACTAGGGTTCTCTGGACAGCTTCAAGTCCATTTCGGTGCATCATTGGTGCTTTGTCCCAGATAATTAAGTCGGCCCTGCATAATAAATAGGctacattttttttcttaaaaatattGCAGCATGATTGTTCATTAAGACTCAATGGGATTTTGAATCTCGAATGAGTTGTACGGCCGCCTGGTAATAGGAAGGACACTATACCCGAAGAAGCAACCGCCAAAACAATTTTACCCTGCACTCGTAAATAAGAAATAATGGTTCTCCAGAGATATGTCTTACCTGTTCCACCACTTCCATACACAAAAAAAAGACCACCATCTTTCTTCTCAACTGAATCTATGACACTGTCAGACACTATTTTCTGTTTTATGTTTAACTCTTTTTTTTAAACTCTCTGCCTCGGAAAGTAGACTAATCCTGTCATAGCTTGTTTCTTCTGCAACTAAGTGGTTCCTAGGAACATCAATTCCTGACATGTCTGGGTACGGAATCTCTGAAAATTCATCCTCTTTCAAAGTCCTACCACGTTTCCACATTATTAACTCGATTTCTTGAAGAGCATAGttcttcaaatcatcatcatcgtaaGTTAAATTCTCATTCCCATAAAGTTTTTGGTGTTCGTGTTCAATGCCATCTGCCAAAAGTTTCCAGTTTTCACTCCATAGTTTTTTAGGTTCAATGACTTTGCAATTCAACAAAAGTGTAACGAAAAGTTCTCGCAATCTTTTTCCATTAATATATATCGTTGATGCTTCCTTTATAGCATGGTCCCATTCCCCGTCACCTTCTAACAAACCTAGGGATAAGCATGCTGCTTTGAATGTCAGATGAGTTACACAGTCTACTGTTTTAATATCGTCGTAACTCTGACAACCTCTTTGCACATTCAATAAAATACGCAAATAATATTTCTCTCCTGCAGTGGGGTGGACATAGCAGATGCGTCCTATTTTGTTGAAGCCCCTCTTTCTTGGTTTCCATTATTTAGACTCTGTATCCCATGTCCATTCCGAAGGAAAGTCTGCATACGTTAGGTTCCTTGCTTTTACGTGTTCTCTATTAGCTTTCATCTAGCGAAGGAATTTTGTTGCATCTGGATCGGTTCTTTCCAAAACATCTCTCAAGTCTTTAGTATCTTTATGATAAATCAACTGCTCTCCTTCGAGATGAAATGGTAATCTTTCTACGCTTGGACGACGATAATGAATTTCAAAGTTCAATGTTCTCCAGAACGCTTCTGAGGCAGATAGATAACGACAGTCAAGATATTTCTTAATCTCATCAAATTTCGGTTTGGGCTTATTATTTGGTGCAACAGTATCACTGACGTttgatgtactttcttttggatcCTGATATCATTATCGTTTGAAGTCTTTTTCTTTATTGCAGGTGTTTCCAGAATGGCGGTTACTCGGTCACTTCTTTCGTGTAAATACTTGAAAAGGTATTTTATTGACACACCTCTGCAATTGCAAACTTCTACATTAATATGTGCATCATATCTGACCAATAAGTCTAGGTTGTGTGGTACAACCCATCTATTATCTAACTTGATACCTTCCTTTTCAACTCCACAATTCATTTGTTGACGCCTATATACTGGAGACCCCTTTTCATCAACATTTGTCTTGTCGCAGAACTTTTTAGGATATTTCTTTGAACATTTTTTTGTGATGCATGCAAGTCTATTAGGTTTGACAGCCCCACATGGACCATGTAACATATATTGACAGACTGCATCATATCCAACTTTATCTTTCTCTGGGTCTGGGAATTCAGCTTGAATTATTGAATCAACATGTGCTGCAGTCTTTGGCTTGTCTTCGGGTTTAAGCCACAGTAATATATGTGCATGCGGCAATCCTCTTTTTTGAAATTCGACAGTGTATATTGTTGCAATTAAAATTCAGGGGTTAGGATGAATATTTGAGTTGAAAAATTAGGAACCAAATATGCATATTGAATAGTGGAGTAAGGATGAAGTAAATTGTAATGAAATAGTTAAAAATACATACCTCCTTGTACTTCTCCAAAGTGTCTGCTTCCTTCAAGGTCAGACATTAGTGCTTTCAGTTTTATATGAAATACGCCACTAATTATATCTGGTCTATCAATTGGTTGTTGTCCAGGAATTTTCTTTAGAGCTTCTGTGATTTCAAACCATTTTGGATTACATGTGAATGTAATAAATAAGTCTGGTGGTCCTAATTGTCTGCATATAGAAATGGCATCTTGGTAATGTTGAATCATATACCTCGGTCCACCAGTAAAGGTAGATGGTAAAATTATTCTACCTGCAGTACCTGGTTCAGTGTCTCCTGCTGCAACTGCTTCTTTTATACCTTGAAATACGTCAGCGCGTATTTCTTCTTGATGGCCTCTAACCCACTTCAATCTACATTGTTCAATAGTAGCATATGCATCAACTACAAACTGCTGGAATAGTCGTCCTCCTCGAATAAGGGTCTGCCCTTCATTTGATCGTTGTTGCAGTCTAAAGGCATAGTACTCTCTCAtagttatatttttctttttttctcaaaACCCAATTCATCGTCTCTTACACTGGTATTGTCTTTGTCATATGAAATATCAGTATGAAAACTATCCTCACCATAAGGAAACAAAAGTGGATATTGTAAAGCCATGTAACTGGGGTGCAACTCAGATATATTTTTCAAGCCACTTTTCTTCTCATCTACAATTATATCTCTAGTTCCATCACCCTCGGGGTTATCAACGATAAGCCCAGCGATTTCAGAAGTAGTTGGCAAATTGTATTGTTGTGCATTCCTTTTACCAATGCTAATAAGACGCAGCTCCACCTTACTTGGTTGGTCTTCTTTATACCTGTCTCTCCATATTCTGAATGTTTTGCAAAGACTGTTGTTGTTGTCTAACATTTTTATCAATCCTTTTATAATAGAGTCGTCCAATGAGTTTGTGGTTTCTACCTCGTAGTCGTCTACTTTTTCCATTTCAGGATTGCCTTCGGTATCTTTTTTCTccttatcttattttcttttggAAATAGCATTCTTCCTATTTTGTACTTCGTTCTCAGTATCGTAGACATACAACTGGAGAAAGGCAGGTGGCTGACCATCCAAAGGTAACAAAGAACCCATTCTGTGATGATTTTGACCATACATTGTAAATACCCATGGAGCAGAACCATCGTTCCTATGATTCTTTATTTTGGCACCAATCGAGGTAGATGAAAACATGGAATTATACGCTCtaatattttttctgaattttGCTGGTCTTGATCCACCATTTGTATATTGCAATAGGTTTTTAAGAAACACAGGTGTATCTTTGAGGAGAGGTAATTTTACAGTTCCTTTCATGCAACACATGTTGAATTCAGGTAAACTTTTCTTATCTATTTTGTTGCATCTTTCTTCATCCCACATAATTGCTTGGCAATGACGACATACAGCTGTTGGACCACCGATATTATGCTTTGTCAGGTCCATCACTATTTCAATTAAGAAGCATACAACAGTGGTTagtaaaaatggaaaaaaaagaacattttttaaaaaaggaaaaagaaacaaacttGTATATGGGAATTCTGCGTCCAAATCAGAATCGTCAGCTTCGGCTTCTTGCATGCCATTGTCTGGATGATTTAGCAAAAATATAATAGTGCAAATTAGTAGCATAAAACAATAGGAAGGAAAATCACAACTTAGGTGTCTTCACATGAGCTATAGATCTTACCATTTAGCATGTAATTGAAAACAAAaggttttcttcttttgttgggTTCAGaaggttcaatttctggttcagcTAAAGTGAATATAGATAGTTAGTTTCAACATAAATAATACATGTATATCAATTGTTATAAGACTGAGAagatttaccttttctttttttcctcctAAGCAGTTTCATTCTGTTTGTACGACACCGTTGAATTATACGTTTCTGCACTTTTTTCCCCCGAACATCTTCTCCTTCTGTTGGTTTTTTAAGGCAATGTTTCCAATGGTTTTTTTTCACCCTTTCTCTTCGGTTTATCTCCATCTATAATCTTCTTTGTTGGATTAgagaagaatatttttctttgtaaatattgTTATGCTGAAGTCTGATAGATCTTAGGGCGACATAGAAGGACTTGTTGAGTAACAAAGAGAGTCTCAAGCTTCTAGCAATCCTGCATGTTTCTTTTTGAAACTTAGtgatttgtttttgattgattgtcATGTCTGAAATCTTCACAATTGTTTCTGATACTTGATGGTGTTGTACTTGAGCCTTTATATACACTATTAGATTTCCAACAATGGCACGGTTTAGTTCCCTAACATAGTAACGGTATAGTTTTCCTAAATTGTCTTGAATTCCAAAATTGAGACGTAATGAATTGTCGCCACGAAGGAATTCCAAATTTACTGACGGACTGAATTGTCGTAGACTAAAAGAATTCCCAACTCAAACTCTTGGCTGAACCAATCATAGTTTTCCATGTGTCCTCAattcacaaaactaaaaaaaagacctctttcggccaataggaagcgagggtttTCTCACTgttcaacgtgggagctttatttatctaggcctttaagtctttagatttgTGGATTTACCCGCATCCAGTCCGCCCATCCAGTCTTCGGGGTGATGGCATGGACGTGGATGCAAATCTAACACCCGTTATTTAGATGGAATGGATTTGGGTGGTACCAAATCCACATGTTTCATCTGTTGTTCCACCTAGAATGCGAGTCGCCTAACACTTAATAACAATTGCCATTCTGAATCTAGTTTGAAGAGATGTACTACTTGGAGTAATGGTTGAAAAGCGCAGCTGTTGAGAGGTGGCCGTCAATTCACACTTGCGCATACTGTATTGTTCCACGGCTGCTTCATTCGAATAAGATAGAGAAGTCACTTCCCTTGCTGACATAGGAAAAAAAACCTGCGAGAGAACGTTCACGAATAGAGATACAAGCGAACTCGGTTCGGTACAGTGGATTGTAAGAATAACACATGTAACCTCCAACTATGAGTTGTTTTTTTcccggaaaaaaaaaattattttctaatgATCTGTATGAAGAGCTTGAGAGGGTCCAACATCATATTTTTCATCAACAACTACGCATGTGGTTGCATGAATAGTAAAGGTCATGTGAGGAGGACTATATCCATAAAGAGCTTTGAATGAAGTCATTTAAAGACTTGTATAGGTATTACACCATAACTCTGCTATAGATAATCATTAATGTCATTTCTGTGGTTGACAACCTGCCATGCATCTCAAGTAACTTTCAGAAATTCATCATTTCAGTTTGACCTTCTGTTTGGGGATGCTAGGCAATTAATGCTTGAGTTCAAACTGGTTCTCATGGACTTGAAAAAATCTTGCCAAAAGTTAATTATAAAGACCCTATCTCTATTAGATACAAAAAAACAGGTAAGTCATTGAGTTTGAATATCTGATGCAAGATGATCTTACCATTAAAGTTGCGGTACAAAAGGCTAAAAAATGATTGTATTCGGTTAACATGTCTATCACAACCAAGACAATACTTTTCTTCTCACTATATTAGGCGAATAAATGTAGTAGCTGGGACCGCCCATTATAATTTGATAAACATGTAGGAGCATCGAGTAGGATATAAACGTTTGGTATGATAGTGGGTTAATTTCTTGGCCACTTCCCTACACATAACCTTTGTCCCGTATCTTTTTCTCTTTCAAAGTTATACTTAGGTCTTATGTAGTTCACAATGAGGATCAGTGGGAGCAAAGTGAGAGATTTAGAGAACATTCCAAGCCTCCATTTAGTATCTGTTGAAGTCGGATTTTTAATGAA
This DNA window, taken from Papaver somniferum cultivar HN1 chromosome 3, ASM357369v1, whole genome shotgun sequence, encodes the following:
- the LOC113359646 gene encoding uncharacterized protein LOC113359646: MMHRNGLEAVQRTLVDIMMEKNGGKELFGRKTLVLGGDFRQILPIMRLLTGDTSVEKREEVEEFSKWILDVGNGKLPTISLDGSKDTDWVEIPSDLLIRCQENHLDTIVRTMYPDLLIHMRDKNYLADRSILAPTNECVHNINSHILACIPGEEHTYLSADYIGP